Genomic DNA from uncultured Fretibacterium sp.:
AACGAAAAATGCGGATGGCCGGGGAACCCCAGCGGCAAGGCCAAGATCAAGATGGACGGCGTGGAGTACGACATGAGCTTCAAGACGAACCTGGCATCCGCGGACGGCAAGGGATACCTGACCGTCACCGTCGAGAACGGCGGGAAAAAGCAGGAATTGGTCTTCGACATGGTGGGGATCGACGGCGGCAAACCGAAGCTGGCGGCGGGGACGCACGCGCCGGCTGCACCGGTTTTTCCGGGCTCCAATCCCTCCGTGGCTATGACACTCGATTATGACGACTCCACGGGTGGATTGAAGATCAAAAAACCGGACGGCTCGACGGTCTTCGAGTACAATCTCAAGGCCGATATGCGTTACACGTCCTTCACCCTCAAGAACGGAGCGACCGAGACCCCCGTTATCGCCGAGTTCGATGAGAGCCCCAGCAAGCTTTCGGGGACGCCGACGACGCTGACGCTGTGGTATCCCAAGACGGGGGGAGCGGGGATGGAACGCCTGACGGCAAAGGTTCATTTCAAGCCGGACGGCAAGTTTGACTTTGTCGAGAAGATAGCGGGCACATTTCCGGCGGGTTTTACCGCGGATAATCTTAAAATCGCGGTCGTTGGCAATGGGTCGGGGTTGGCGGTCCAGCAGGCCAAGGACCTCGCGAATCCCAAGGAGCCCTTCGACACCTTGGCACAGATCAATCAGGGCGGCTTTCACCAGACGAAGAAGGATATCTTTGATTGTCAGGGCAACAAATATACGTTGGAGGTCAACTTCAAGAAGATCACCGAGAACCGCTGGCGTTGGGAGGCGTTTCTTCTGGATTCCGAGGGCAAGCAGGTATCGGGGCCGAACTGTGAGGAGGGCAGCGGAAGCTCGTCGGGGAACTCCAGCGCCATTGTTCCGACCCCCTCGTCCGGAGAGATTGCCTTCTGCGGCTGCGGCCCCATCTGCGATCCCCTGGAGCAGGAGATCGAGATTCCCTTCAGCGTCAAGGGGATGACGAACTCGAAGATCAAGTTGAATTTCGGCGGCGACGGCGACAAGCTGAACGGCGTCACGCAGTACGCCTCCGAGACCACCACCAAGGCCATATACCAGGACGGCTACGAGATGGGGGTCTTGAACGATTACAATGTCGGCAAGGATGGGACGATCTCGGGGACCTTCAGCAACGGTCAGGTGCAGAAGCTCTACCGGGTGGCCCTGGCGACCTTTGCCAATCAGCAGGGCCTGGAGAAGACGGGGGAGACCGCCTTTATCCCGACGATCAACTCGGGCGAACCCAACATCGACGCCGCTGATAGCGGGGGTAAGGGCAAAATTACGGGTGCCACATTGGAGATGTCCAACGTGGACCTGACGGAGGAGTTCACGCGCCTCATCATCTCGCAGCGCGGCTTCCAGGCCAATACCCGCGTGGTCACCACCAGCGACCAGATCCTGGAGGAGGTCGTGAACCTGAAACGGTAAGAAAACCTGCCTTGCATGAATGAAAGCGGCCCCCTGTGGGGCCGCTTTTTTTCATACGCTCGTCAGTTGCCGAGGCAGTGGCCGTATTTTGTTATAATAAGCCTAGAAGTGGGGTAGGGGCCGTGCTGATAACAGCGGCTTTTGGGGAGGAACAGAGGAAGCATGGCTATGAACGAACTTGAGGCACAGGTGCGCGGAGCAAACCCGCTCAATGACGTATTGTTCAAATATCTGTTTGTCTCGAACCCCAACAAGGAGAACCTTCTGCGTCTGCTGAACGATGTCCTTGGACCGGAGCGCCGCATTGTGGACGTGGAATATTTGGACCGTGAGAACGATCCTCGGAGATTCGGGGGACGCACTTCTTTTCTGGACGTGCTTGCGCGTTCGGAAGATGGTTGTATTTTTCACGTTGAAGTTCAGCTTTTGGACGAGGGGTATTTTTTCGAGCGGGTGACGTATTATGCGGCGTGCACTTTGAGTGACCAGCTCTCGAAAAGCGATGATTACGATTGCCTGAGGCCGGTGCTGTTTGTGTCTATTCTGAGGTTCGAGCTTTTCCCTGACAGGCCGGAGACCTGGCGGTCGATTCATCGAATTTTGGATGTTGAGAATCTGCAATGCTACAGCAAACTGTTGGAGTTCCAATTTTTCGAGCTCCCGAAACTGAAACGCCTGTTTGCGTCGATGCGCGGCAACGGTGCCGTGCATCGACATAAGCGACCGACACAGCATCCGGGGCTTGACAGCCCCGGAGGGCTGGTCGTCTGCTTATAGGAGGAGATGCCGAGATGGAGCGTCTGGTGAAACAGGATCCAGGGATAAGGCAGCTGAGGAAGGGCGAGCAGTCCTTTTTCCGGACGCCGGGTAATCTGGCGTCGTATCGTATGCGCGAACGTGCGGAGACGGACTACCGCAACGCGTTCAAAAATGCGAAGGCGAGGGCGGAGGCCCAGGGGATGGCCCAGGGGATGGCCCAAGTTGCGCGGCGGATGTTGACCATGAATTTTACCCCCGAACAGATATCCCAGGCAACGGAGTTGTCGCTTGACGAGGTCGATGCGCTGAGGAGAGGTTGAGCGGATTTTGTGGCTCGATTCATCTCTTGTCCTTGGAAAGAAAAGAGAGAAGAGCATGGCGGCCCAACTGTTTGGTGGGGCCGCTTTTTTTGCCGCTGGAGGGGCGATGTAGAAAGTAGGGCAAAAAATTTTTTCTCCAAGCCTCGTTTTTTGAGCGATTTTCGTATACAATCAGTAAGTGATTCGCGCAGCCTGAGGACACGTTGCTCCTTTTTTCATGAAAAGTACTGTGTCTGTTGGGTTTAGGGCGATTTGACGCGTTTGTCGGACGGAGGGTACGATGATCGAACTGCATCGTCTGAATGGCGAACTTTTTTTGCTGAACTCTGATATGATTGAAACCGTTGAGATTACGCCGGACACAGTGGTGCGCCTTTTCAACGGACATCGTTACATTGTTAGGGAGACCCTTGCGGAGATTTGCGATAAGACCGTGGCCTTCAGGCGATTGGCGGGTTACTCCTGTGTCATGGCCAGTGCTCTGGACGAGTCGAGGGATCCGGAGCCGGGGCGGCAGGGTCTTTCCTGAGGACATACTGCCAGGCGAGAGGTGGATGAATCTTGGATCTGACCACAGTCGTAGGAATGCTCATCTCATGGATTCTGGTTATTGGGGGCATGGCCTCGGGCGGGAGCCTGGGGGCCTACATTGACATCCCCTCGCTCCTGATCACGATCGGTGGAACGGTCGGAGCCGTCATCGTCTCCTTTCCCGGGGATAAGCTCAAGGCGGCGGGAGGAGTGATCAAAAGCGCCTTTGTCTCGAGGGAACCCAATCTTCTGGGGATGGTGCAGACCATCGTCAGCTTTGCCGAAAAGGCCCGGCGCGAAGGGCTTCTGGCGCTGGAGTCCGACGTCTCGGAGCTCGATAACGAATTTATGAAAAAATCCATCCAGCTGGTGGTTGACGGGACGGATCCCGAGCTGGTCAAGGCGATCCTGGACACCGAAATTGGGGTCCGAGAGGATCGCCACCTTTCAAATAAGGCCGTCTTCGACACGATGGCGGAGCTGGCTCCGGCCTATGGGATGATCGGGACCCTGATAGGCCTGATCGCCATGCTGGGAAACCTGCAGGACGTCAGCGCCCTGGGGCCCGGAATGGCGGTAGCCCTGATCACGACGATGTATGGATCGATGGTGGCCAACATGTTCGCGGGGCCCATCTCGAAGAAGCTCGCGGCGCGGTCGGCCCAGCAGATTGCGGCGATGGAGCTGATGGTCGAGGGGATACTGGCCATCCAGGCCGGGGAGAACCCACGCATCGTGGAGGAGAAGCTCAAGGTGTTCCTCCCCCCGAGGCTCAGAGGAACCCTGGGACAGAAGGAGGAATAGCCCATGGCCCGACAGAAGAAAGCCCCCCCTCCCCCTCCGTCCGCCCCCCTCTATATGGCGACCTATGGGGATATGGTGACGCTGGTCCTTTGCTTCTTCGTCCTGCTCTTCGCGATGTCCTCCGTCGATGCCCAGAAGTTTCAAAAGGCCCTGATCTCGCTGAAGGGCTCCTTGGGGGTGCTTAAAGGAGGACAGACGACGGAGGAGCCCATTGAGCCCCACCGGAGCGGGGAGGAGGGGCGGGACGCCGGGTCCGCGCCGCGCTTCGAGATGGATACGCGCCACGTCGCGCATACGATCAACAGCTACCTGCGCGCCGAGGGGCTGGACAAGTCCATCCAGGTTTCGATCAACCAGCGGGGGGTCGCGGTCTCTATCTCGGATCAGTTCCTCTTCGCCTCCGGCAGCGCGGAGCTCAAGCCCGAGGGGCAGCGTGCGCTTTACAAGATAGCGATGTTGGTGCGCGACAAGGTTCCCGCCGTCGCGGTGGAGGGGCATACCGATTCGGTCCCTCTGGCCGGAGGAATGTACCGCAACAACTGGGGGCTTTCCTCCATGAGGGCGGCGGTCGTGGCCGATTACCTTGAGACGGCGGGGGGAATCGATCCGCTGAAACTTCAGGCGGTGGGGTTTGCCTCCTATCAGCCGATCGTCCCCAACGACAGCCCCGAGCACAGGGCGTTGAACCGCCGGGTCGATCTCGTATTTCTTTCTCAGTATCCCAAACGCTAAAAGGGGTTGAACGGAGCCGCATGAAACGGATCATTGTTTTTGTCGTGGTAGGGCTGGTGATGTTCGGGGCCGGTTTCGGCGGCGGGCTGATGCTGGGTCGCACCATGGCGTCGGGGGACGGCGCCGCGGTGGATACGCGCCAGGTAAAGGCGCCGGGGCCCATCGTGTCCGTCGGCGAATTTACGAGCAACCTGGCCGGGGCGGGAAGGCACGTTATTACCTTCACGCTGTCACTGGAGCTCCTGAACGAGAAGGCGGTCGATGTCATACAGGCCCCCGGGTGGCTCCTCAGGATCAAGAACGAGGTGCTGCTGATCGTCAAGGATAAGGTCTACGAGGATCTGACCAGCGCCGAGGGAACTCTGCAGTTCGCGGGGGACATCAAGAGGACCCTGAACTCCATATTGCCGGAGAGCAAGGGGGAGCCCCTTATCGTTCAGGCGCTCTTCGAGTCGTTTGTGCTTCAATAGGGTTTCGTAGGGCTCCGTGTTTTTTTGAAACGTAAAGGCAGGTGATGACCTCTGGCTCCCGATGTCTTGTCTCAGAGCGAAATAGATTCCCTATTGAGCGCCCTGACCAGTGGGAGTGTGGACCTTGATTCCATCTCAGAGAGCTCCAGCGATTACAAGGTCAAGGTCTACGACTTCAAGCGCCCCGATAAATTCAGCAAGGACCAGCTCCGGGCCATTCAAATGATTCACGAGGCATTTGCCCGGCAGCTGACGACGGTTATGTCGACCCTCATCCGTTCCATGGTCTCGGCCGAGGTTGCCTCCGTGGATCAGCTGGCCTACGAGGAATTTGTGAATTCGCTCGTGCAGCCGACGGTCATCGGAACGGTCGAGATGCATCCCTTTGACGGCAATATCCTGGTGGAGCTCAATCCCAACCTGGTCTTTTCGATCATCGACAGGATGCTCGGGGGAAAGGGGGAGTTCTCGGGAAAGGTCCGGGAGCTCACGGACATCGAGAAGACGGTGACCGAGCGGGTCATGATGCGGATGCTGGAGCTCCTAGAGGACAGCTGGAGCACGGTGGTGGACGTGCGCTTCCGCTTTGAGAGCATGGAGAGCAACCCCTTCTTTGTTCAGATCTGCCCGCCCCGGGACATGGTGCTGCTGGTGATCCTGAAGTTGAAGGTGGGGGACATCGAGGGGATGATGAGCCTCTGCTTCCCCTATTTCCTGATGGAGCCGATCGTCGACAAGCTCTCCTCGCAGCAGTGGTTCGCCTCGACGAGCCGCAAGCGGGACGAGGACGAGAGGGAGCGTATCGTCAGCTCGCTGGGGAACGTCAGGATTCCGCTCAGCCTGGAGCTGGGGCATACGGTGCTGAGCCTGGCGGACGTCTATGCGCTGGAGCCCGGGGACGTCATCAAGCTCGACGAGACGCGGGAGAGCGAGATCTCCGTCCGGGTGGGGAACCACGTGCGTTTCAAGGCCAGGCCGGGGACGCGGGACGGCCGCCTGGCGGCGGAGCTGACCCGGATTTTGGATGGTACGGCAGAGGAAGAGGCGGAAGGAGGAGATGGCGATGGACGATCTTCTTAGCCAGGACGAAATCAACGCGCTGCTCTCCGGAGGGGCGCTGGGGGAGGATTCGGGATCAGGACTCTCCATGGAGGATTCTCAGCTTCTGGACGAGGTCGCCTCTATTTTTTCAAATGCCGAGAACAGCGTTTTTGGCATGTTGTCGGGCAAGGACGTCGATACGGCCCTGGAGAGCGCCGAGGTCCTGTCCCAAAAGGACCTTCTGGAGAAGCTTCCCGAGGCGCCCTTTGTCTTTCGCGCGACCTGCGGGGGGTTTGACGATATTCCCCTGACGCTCGTCGTCGAGCAGCGGGGGGCGCTGATGCTTGCGGACCTGATGATGGGCGGGGAGGGTAAGGAACTGCCCGAGGAGCCAAGCGACCTTTATCTGAATGCGGCTCAGGAGGGCCTGAGCCAGGTCGTCGGCGCCTCCTTCACGAGCCTCAGCGGCCTTCTGGGCGGAAGAAGGCTGATGCCCGAGAACACCACCTCCTCCCTGGCGGGAGAGGATTGGCTTCCCTTCACTCAGCTGGACGCGGAGGCCTCGGTCTGGGTCAGCCCCGCCACCGTTCAGGTGGATGGCTTGGACCCCTTCAAGGTCTGGAGCTCCATACCCCTGGATTCCGCCCTTGCCATCGTGGGGCTGATGCGCCAGATTATCGGGGAGCAGACGCCCAAGGACTCGGTGCCTCCGCCGGATGAGCCGGCAGCCTCGGCCCATCCGGCAGGCCCCGCTCCCTCGATGAGAGCCCCCCAGCCGAAGGCCCCCGCCTCCAACGCAATGCCGTCGATGTCCCGGGCCGCCGCGCAGCAGCCCGCCCCCATGGTGGACGTTCATCCCGCCGAGTTCCTCCCGCTGGGGCAGGGCGGCGGGATGGGGAACAGCCGCATCGATATGCTTGCCGATATCCCCGTTCGGGTGACGGTGGAGCTGGGGAAGACCCGGAAGAACATCTCCGAGATCCTGGCCCTGACCACGGGGTCCGTGATCGAGCTGGACAAGATGGCGGGAGAGCCGGTGGATATCCTGGTCAACGGAAAACCGATAGCCAGGGGGGAGGTTGTCGTGATCGACGAGAATTTCGGCGTGCGCATCACGGACGTGCTGGGCTCCGTAGCCAGGGTCCATTCCGCGTGACGGTCCGCGCCGTTTTGGGCCCTCGTGTCCCCGTTTTGGCTTTTCGTTTTAGCTTTTCATAGGGGCAATTCGTGATATAATCAGTTTCGTTATCGGGGGGCCCTCTCTTTGGTACTCCGATGAGTCTTTGGAAATAAAGGTTTTTTGGCAACTTTGTTTTTGTAACTTCGTTTTTTGCAACTTCTCTGGAAAAAATCGGAAACGATACTGACCGGGCTTGAGTCAGAGAATCTGAGTAAGCGAGGGATACAGCATGGGCAAAAAGGTTCTTATTGTTGATGACGCGGCCTTCATGCGTATGATGTTGAAGGACATCCTTCAAAAGAACGATTTTGAAGTGGTCGCCGAGGCTGAAAACGGCAAGGTGGGCGTGGCTGCGTATCAGAAATTCAAGCCCGACATCGTTACGATGGATATCACCATGCCCGAGATGAACGGCATCGATGCGGTGAAGGCTATCAAGGCCGTGGACGCCAATGCGAAGATCGTTATGGTCTCCGCCATGGGGCAGCAACCGATGGTCATCGAGGCCATCCAGGCCGGAGCCAACGATTTTATCGTCAAGCCCTTCCAGCCGGAGCGGGTCATAGAGGCGATTTCCAAGGTTCTTGCCTAGTCTCGCCGGTTTTTTTGCGGGCCGTGGGCGTTGGGGGCGGGACAGATGGCGGCGGAGCCTGATCTTTTTGTCTATCTGACTCGCGTCCTGGTCGCGCTGGGGGTCCTGTCCGTCTCCGCTTTCGTCTTTGTCCGTTGTGCGAAGAAGAAAAACGGCTCGGACGGAGAGGGAGTGCCTGTGAGGGTTTTGACATCCTTGCCCGTGGGTAAGGATGTCTTTTTTGTGGTCCGCTGCGGACCGGATGTCCTTGCTTTTACCTCGGGCGGGGGCGGGAGCCGTTTGATGGGTAGGTGGACGTATGAGGATTGGATGTGTTCGGCCGAGGAGACGCCGCCTCACCGAGGTGACGAGGGGGGGTAAACCTCTCTTCGCCCTCCTTTTGGGGCTGGTCGCCCTGTTCCTGCCGTTTCTCTTCCTGACGCCCGCGCTGGCTGCGGAGGTGGGATCCTTTTCCCTGCCCTCCCTGCGGCTGGGCATCGCCTCCGCCGATTCTCCCGCGGATGTGGCCCTGTCGCTCCAGATCCTGGGGCTGCTCACCGTCCTCAGCCTGGCTCCGGCCATCCTGCTGATGATCACCAGCTTCACGCGCATCGTCATTGTCTTGGGGTTCGTGCAGCGTGCGATTGGGCTCCAGCAGTCGCCTCCGCAGCAGGTCGTCACGGGGCTTGCCCTCTTTTTGACCCTTTTCACCATGTATCCCACCTGGAACCAGGTCTATGAGAACGGCCTTGCCCCTTACCTGGCGAGGGACATCTCCGCGGAGCAGGCGTGGCAGCGTACCGTCGTGCCGGTACGGGAGTTCCTGTTCCGCTACACGCGGCAGGAGGAGCTCTCCCTGATGACCTCCATGGCGAAGCTGGAGCAACCCGCATCCCAGGACCAGGTCCCGACCCGGGTCCTGGTGCCGGCGTTCATGCTGAGCGAGCTGAAGACCGCCTTTCAGATGGGGGTGGTCATCTACATCCCTTTCATCGTCGTGGATATGGTGGTCTCGAGCGTCCTGTTGGCCATGGGGATGATGATGCTTCCGCCGATGATGGTGTCCCTGCCCTTCAAGCTGGTGCTCTTCGTCATGGCGGACGGCTGGAACCTGGTCGTGATGAGCCTTTTGAAGAGCTTCACGAACGTGCCCTGACCCTATAAAGGAAAGGATTGAAGGGAGAGGACCCAAATGCCCGTAACGCTCCTCAGTCTTTACGACGTCATGAGCAATGCCGTGTGGACGATGATGGCCGTTTCCATGCCCATCCTCATGGTTGCGATGGTGGTGGGGCTCCTGATCGGCATTCTCCAGACGGCTACGTCCATCCAGGAGCAGACGCTGATCTTCATCCCGAAGATCCTGGCCGTCTTTCTCTCCATGGTGCTTCTGGGGCCCTGGATGGGGGCCAGGATGCTCGTCATGACCCGTGAGATATTGGGGCAGCTGGAGCGCTTCATCCAATAGTTCCGCAGTTCTGCTCCCTGGGCGTTCGTATGCGACGTCTCGCAAAAGCCGCATTGTCTGCGGATACCTGCGAAACGGAATGAGAAGGCGCCGGGATAAGGAACGATACTCCGAGGGGAGGGGCGTGCGTTGAGGGGAATCGAGCTGCCCACGCAGCTTCTCGTCGTTTATCTGCTGATCCACCTTCGTTTTGTGGGCATGGTGTTTGCCTCGCCCCTTTTCGCCTCCACGATGTCCCCGGCCTCCTTTCGCTACCTGGGCGCGGTGCTCCTGACCGCGGCGTCCGTGGGGGCGGTGCAGTCCGCCCAGGTCCCCGTGGTCCTCTTCGACAGCGTCCTCGCTCTGTCCGTCCTGGCCCTGCGCGAGTTTTTTGTGGGGTTTGCCATCGGGTTCCTGGCGTCCCTGCCCCTTCCGGCTCTGAACACCGCCGGGGAGCAGATCGGCACGGCCATGGGCTTCTCCATGGCGCAGGTCGTAGACCCCATGACGCAGAGCCAGGCGTCGATTATCGGCCAGCTGAACTTTCTGGTGGGGCTATGGTTCTACTTTCGTTGGAACGGGCATCTTCTGATGGTGCAGTCGGTTATCGAGAGCCTGCGCCTCGTGCCCCTGGGGCGTCTGGCCCTGTTCCCCGCCGGGGACATGTCCCTGGGAACTTGGCTCCAGGAGCTTTTCGTGTTGGCGATGCGGATCGTGATCCCCTTCTACTGCGCCCTCGTGCTGGCGGACGTCGGTCTGGGCTTCCTGGCCCGGACGGTCCCTCAGATGAACATCTTCGTCCTTGGGCTCCCCATCAAGGTGGCGTTGGGGTTCCTGGTCCTGGCCGCGGCGCTGCCGCTGGTGGTGGACCTGATCTATGCCCAGTTCGAGCGGTGGATCGAGTTTGCCCTGACGAGCGTCCTGGCGTGGAGGGGAACGCCGTGACCCTCCTTTTAGGAGAGCGCATCGTCGGGGGAGGACGGCCCATCCCCTTCGATCTCCAGTTCTTCGCTCAGGAGCGGACCGAGCCGGCTACACCCAAGAAGCGCCAGAAGGTGCGCTCGGAGGGACGCGTCTGCGTGAGCCGGGACCTGACGGCCGCCGTCGGGATCCTGACGGGGCTGGCCGCCCTGCTCCTCCTGGGGCCCTTCATCTATGGGCTTTTTTTCGCGCTGCTCCAGCTCTCCATTCGTTTCATGGGGGATAAAGTCCTTCTGAGGGAAGGATGGTTCCCTATCTTGTCCCTGGAGGCGGTCAAGAGCTATTTCCTGACCTGGCTCCCCCTGGGGGGGCTGGTCGCCATCCTGGCCGTGGCGGTGATCGTCTGGCAGGTGGGCTGGACTGTCACGGGCGAGCCCTTCAAGATCAATCTGGACCGCCTCAACCCTATCAGCGGGATGAAGAAGATCATCTCGCTGCGCTCGCTGGTGGAGCTGCTCAAGGGGTTGCTGAAGGCGGCGGTCTTCGCCGTCGTGATCTATACCGCCATCCGGGACTACCTTCCCGACACCCTGAGGGCCATGCAGTTCCCAGTCGGGTATGGAAGCGCCGCCTTCTGGGACATGCTCTGGTCCCTTGCGATGCGCCTGGCGGCGATGCTCCTGATCATGGCCCTGATCGACTACATGTATCAGAAGTGGGAGTTCGAGCGGTCGATCCGCATGAGCCGTCAGGAGATCAAGGAGGAGTTCCGCCAGATGGAGGGGGACCCGCAGATCAAGAACAAGATCCGGCAGAAGCAGAGGGAGCTCGCCAAGAAGCGCATGATGGCCTCGGTGCCCAAGGCCGACGTGGTCATCACCAACCCGACGACCCTGGCCGTGGCCCTGGAGTACGACCGCGAGCTGATGAGCGCCCCCCAGGTCGTGGCGAAGGGGCGCGGGATCGTGGCGCAGAGGATTCGGGACCTGGCGCGTGCGCACGGCGTGCCCGTCGTCGAGAACAAGCCTCTGGCCTGGGCACTGTTCGAGGGGGTCGAGATCGGGGAGGAGATCTCCGAGGAGCTCTATCGCGGCGTCGCGGAGATATTGGCCATGGTCTACCGCCTGCGGGCGGGATAGGAGGATTGCGGCTCGGACAGGTTAGTGGATTCCTTGGATTTGTGGCTTCCCCGCCTCCTGTTGTATAATCGAACGGGAGGGGGGGGGGCTGTGGACCATGCCCTCGAGCTAAAATGGAATGGAGTGGAACGCGTGCGATGACCGAAAAATTCTTTGTAAGAAAATCCGTGGGGCTTTCCCTGCTCTTCTGCCTTGCCGTTTGGGTTTCGTCCGCCTGGGGCTCGGACGAGGACATCCTGAGGAAATGGACGAGGACCAACTCCTTCAGCGAGAAGACCGACCTCCAGACGGTGGCCATCAAGGTGACCTACTATTCGGCGGAGTACGTCGAGGCGCTGGTGCGCTCGGAGGCGGAGAAGAACCTCTGGACGAAGGACGAGATGGAGAACTACAAGTACACCCTGCTGAAGAGCCTGAACCTCCACGACTCCATAGCCTTTCATATTGACTTCAACGTCACGGGCACCCCCATGTACGCCCAGCCGTTCGATCGTCATCTGACGCTCTTCGTCGGCAAGCAGCGCTACAACCCCTCCGACTACGACAAACGATTCAACTTCAAGATCTCCGGACAGCGGGACGGAATGGTCTTCTTCCCCCGCTACGATCCCAAGACGGGCAAGGACATTCTGGAGAAGGCCAAGGACATCCGCCTTGTCCTGAGCGGGTCCATCAGTCAGGCCACCGCGGCAAGAGGGGATGTCCGCTGGGTCTGGGACCTCTCGAAGGACAATCCCGAGGCCCTGGGGACCGGCAAGGCCATGGACCGTCTGGAGCTGGACCGGCTGATCAAGCGTATGGAGAAGTTGAATCAGGAGCGGCAGGAGCTCCAGACGAAGATTGACGCCATCGATCGGGAGCTCGGTGAGGTCCGCAGCCGGGTGGACGAGCTTCAGACCCGGTAGACGATGAGGGCGGAGGGCATTTTGCCCATGGCTTATAATGAGGAGAGATTGAAGTGGATCGCATCGCAGTTCTGACCAGCGGGGGGGACTCCCCGGGCATGAACGCCGCCATTCGGGCGGTGGCGCGCACGTGCTTCTTCAACGACAAGGAGTGCGTGGGGGTCCTCCGGGGCTATGAAGGGTTGATCGATGGGGATTTCATCCCCCTTACCCGTTCCTCCGTGGGGGGCATCATCCATCGCGGGGGGACGATCCTCAAGACCGCGCGCAGCGAGCGCTTCACGACCCCTGAGGGGCGTGGGGAGGCCCTGGCCCGGATGAGGGCGGCCGGGATCGAGGGCCTGGTCGTGATCGGCGGCGACGGGTCCTTTCACGGGGCCAGGGAACTGCACGAGATGGGGATGCCGGTCATCGGCATTCCCGGGACCATCGACAACGACGTCGCGGGGACGGACGAGACGATCGGCTTCGACACCGCCGTCAACACCGCCCTTGAGGCCATCATGCGCCTTCGGGACACCGCGTCCAGCCACGATCGCCTGTTTATCGTCGAGGTGATGGGGCGCAACGCCGGCTTCCTGGCCCTCGAAATAGCCGTCGCCTCGGGGGCGGAGTACGTCGTCGTCCCAGAGCTTCCCCTGAGCATCGGCAACCTTTGCCAGAGGCTGCGCCTCTCCCAGGAGAAGGGGAAGAGCCATACGCTCATCATCCTGGCGGAGGGGGTCATGTCCGCCAACGAGATGAAGGACAAGCTCCAGGACACCGGGGGCTATGACGCGCGCGTCACCGTCCTGGGCTACATCCAGAGGGGGGGCAGCCCCACGTCCTTCGACGTCCTGCTGGCCTCCCGGATGGGCGCCTACGCGGCCGAATCCCTGCTGATCGGGAAATCGGGCTATATGGTGGGGAATGTGAACCACCGCATGGTCCTGAGCGACCTGGAGCGCTCCTGGAGCGAGCATAAGTCTCTCAGCCCGGAGCTTTTGGGGTTGGTCGACAAGCTGAATTGAGCCCCATGCGGGGACCCAATGCCTCACAGCCCGTACGCTCGATCCCTCAATTCGCCGGATTCGCCGGCCTTTACCCCGGCCCCGATGGCGCCCCTTCCCGTGACTGCCTTGGATTCGCTGCGGGGCATCGTGGCCTCGGACCTGGGAGGGCGGAGGGCCTCCAGACTTTCGGACGC
This window encodes:
- a CDS encoding response regulator; translation: MGKKVLIVDDAAFMRMMLKDILQKNDFEVVAEAENGKVGVAAYQKFKPDIVTMDITMPEMNGIDAVKAIKAVDANAKIVMVSAMGQQPMVIEAIQAGANDFIVKPFQPERVIEAISKVLA
- the fliP gene encoding flagellar type III secretion system pore protein FliP (The bacterial flagellar biogenesis protein FliP forms a type III secretion system (T3SS)-type pore required for flagellar assembly.), translating into MRIGCVRPRRRRLTEVTRGGKPLFALLLGLVALFLPFLFLTPALAAEVGSFSLPSLRLGIASADSPADVALSLQILGLLTVLSLAPAILLMITSFTRIVIVLGFVQRAIGLQQSPPQQVVTGLALFLTLFTMYPTWNQVYENGLAPYLARDISAEQAWQRTVVPVREFLFRYTRQEELSLMTSMAKLEQPASQDQVPTRVLVPAFMLSELKTAFQMGVVIYIPFIVVDMVVSSVLLAMGMMMLPPMMVSLPFKLVLFVMADGWNLVVMSLLKSFTNVP
- the fliQ gene encoding flagellar biosynthesis protein FliQ, whose translation is MPVTLLSLYDVMSNAVWTMMAVSMPILMVAMVVGLLIGILQTATSIQEQTLIFIPKILAVFLSMVLLGPWMGARMLVMTREILGQLERFIQ
- a CDS encoding flagellar biosynthetic protein FliR, with product MRGIELPTQLLVVYLLIHLRFVGMVFASPLFASTMSPASFRYLGAVLLTAASVGAVQSAQVPVVLFDSVLALSVLALREFFVGFAIGFLASLPLPALNTAGEQIGTAMGFSMAQVVDPMTQSQASIIGQLNFLVGLWFYFRWNGHLLMVQSVIESLRLVPLGRLALFPAGDMSLGTWLQELFVLAMRIVIPFYCALVLADVGLGFLARTVPQMNIFVLGLPIKVALGFLVLAAALPLVVDLIYAQFERWIEFALTSVLAWRGTP
- the flhB gene encoding flagellar biosynthesis protein FlhB, yielding MTLLLGERIVGGGRPIPFDLQFFAQERTEPATPKKRQKVRSEGRVCVSRDLTAAVGILTGLAALLLLGPFIYGLFFALLQLSIRFMGDKVLLREGWFPILSLEAVKSYFLTWLPLGGLVAILAVAVIVWQVGWTVTGEPFKINLDRLNPISGMKKIISLRSLVELLKGLLKAAVFAVVIYTAIRDYLPDTLRAMQFPVGYGSAAFWDMLWSLAMRLAAMLLIMALIDYMYQKWEFERSIRMSRQEIKEEFRQMEGDPQIKNKIRQKQRELAKKRMMASVPKADVVITNPTTLAVALEYDRELMSAPQVVAKGRGIVAQRIRDLARAHGVPVVENKPLAWALFEGVEIGEEISEELYRGVAEILAMVYRLRAG
- the pfkA gene encoding 6-phosphofructokinase, producing MDRIAVLTSGGDSPGMNAAIRAVARTCFFNDKECVGVLRGYEGLIDGDFIPLTRSSVGGIIHRGGTILKTARSERFTTPEGRGEALARMRAAGIEGLVVIGGDGSFHGARELHEMGMPVIGIPGTIDNDVAGTDETIGFDTAVNTALEAIMRLRDTASSHDRLFIVEVMGRNAGFLALEIAVASGAEYVVVPELPLSIGNLCQRLRLSQEKGKSHTLIILAEGVMSANEMKDKLQDTGGYDARVTVLGYIQRGGSPTSFDVLLASRMGAYAAESLLIGKSGYMVGNVNHRMVLSDLERSWSEHKSLSPELLGLVDKLN